A stretch of the Pedobacter sp. MC2016-14 genome encodes the following:
- a CDS encoding DUF5017 domain-containing protein, producing the protein MKKYFFLLIIAAITISCEKFPASEVSFDVKTDSANYKVNDKVVFKFNGDANQISFYSGKVGNEYSYKDVKRIDSLKELNFSFQTHNTQTEAGVVVTVLISTDFNGVYDYENVTKATWTDVTSKYTFGPFGVFSGTSPAWTASTVQNILSFTKPGKPYYIAFKYYAPAYPMGTVPSRNWRTQLSVLNGVTTFGTTQALATFTGMGWKQVKKNPLAVTNSTVSSSIMLFAYPAAASVYNRLEYEEWGISKAFQADKIDLGLDFGVPIKQYVDPQLTEYSTTYTSPGVYKATFVASNTTKDNDSKVVREVLITVK; encoded by the coding sequence ATGAAAAAATATTTTTTCCTATTGATTATAGCCGCGATAACGATCTCTTGTGAGAAGTTTCCCGCTTCGGAGGTGTCTTTTGATGTAAAGACAGATTCCGCAAATTATAAAGTGAATGACAAGGTTGTGTTTAAGTTTAACGGTGATGCCAACCAGATTTCTTTTTACTCTGGAAAAGTGGGTAATGAATACAGTTATAAAGACGTAAAAAGAATTGACTCTTTAAAAGAACTGAACTTTTCATTTCAAACTCACAATACCCAAACTGAGGCGGGTGTGGTGGTGACTGTATTGATCTCTACTGATTTTAACGGGGTATATGATTATGAAAATGTAACCAAAGCAACCTGGACAGATGTGACCTCCAAATATACTTTTGGTCCATTTGGGGTTTTCTCCGGCACTTCGCCAGCATGGACAGCCTCAACCGTTCAAAATATCTTAAGCTTTACTAAACCTGGAAAACCTTATTACATTGCTTTTAAGTATTACGCGCCTGCCTATCCGATGGGCACCGTGCCTAGCCGCAACTGGCGGACACAATTGAGCGTGTTAAATGGGGTTACCACCTTTGGAACCACGCAGGCCCTGGCTACGTTTACAGGTATGGGATGGAAACAGGTGAAGAAAAATCCATTGGCTGTAACCAACAGTACGGTATCTTCTTCTATCATGTTGTTCGCTTATCCGGCTGCAGCTTCGGTTTATAACCGTTTAGAGTATGAAGAATGGGGTATTTCGAAAGCATTTCAGGCCGATAAAATAGACTTAGGGTTAGATTTCGGAGTGCCGATTAAGCAATATGTAGATCCGCAGCTAACGGAATATTCAACTACATATACCTCACCGGGGGTATATAAAGCAACTTTCGTGGCGTCTAATACCACTAAAGACAATGATAGTAAGGTGGTTAGGGAAGTATTGATCACAGTCAAATAA
- a CDS encoding RagB/SusD family nutrient uptake outer membrane protein, with protein MKTKNFLMLLAGILFLSACTKFLDTEPLSSNVPENFYNTEKQMMSALAGVYDRIGRSQTYGDQMLGRMALDADEAFFGRTSTVEGVAINKASASDINVANNWTFWYDGINRANYLLQNIKKPQMDSVARNAVEGEALFLRAYYYFMLVKHWGDVPLILTPVESATDTYSPRVPAKQVYEQILADMKRAEGLVKTAKQVGFGGRVNKSAVRGILARVCLHMAGQPINDVTKYQEARDWALKVMKPDPEDGFQHSLNPSYQNVFINYCQDKYDINESIWEIEFQGNATDSYQETGRVGSNNGIAYSGTDPNYGYSYAYVYTTARLWYMFDNPTALLSADERRDWSIAPYTTAGTPVIETAIPIANIYQRSSGKWRRELELVNPKTTNWGPINFPLLRYSDVLLMFAEADYKVNGNTPTTAAIDAVNQVRRRAYGKDLPNESVRMVQVTTAGTGYKTAPTVVISDGGGTGATAKAFISAAGVVTRVKVLTEGTGYTTAPTVTFVGGSPTTTAVATSLISTRRTSTYLLTSTQIDNFQITIEEERSRELCFESLRKGDLIRWGKYLSNMDRVAKDFAGLNAPGIPAPNAANERNGAAYFTNVSAKDLLWPLSPKEMSLNTGLRPQNPGY; from the coding sequence ATGAAGACTAAAAACTTTTTAATGCTATTAGCAGGGATCCTATTCCTGAGTGCATGCACAAAATTTCTGGACACTGAACCTTTGTCAAGTAATGTACCTGAGAATTTTTATAATACCGAAAAACAGATGATGTCTGCATTGGCGGGTGTTTACGACAGGATAGGGAGGTCGCAGACTTATGGTGACCAAATGCTTGGCCGCATGGCACTTGATGCGGATGAGGCGTTTTTTGGCCGCACCTCTACCGTTGAAGGTGTAGCCATCAATAAAGCCTCGGCAAGTGATATCAATGTGGCCAATAACTGGACTTTTTGGTACGACGGAATTAACAGGGCCAATTACCTGTTGCAAAACATCAAAAAACCGCAGATGGACTCTGTAGCGAGAAATGCAGTGGAAGGTGAGGCCCTTTTTCTAAGAGCTTACTACTATTTTATGCTGGTAAAACATTGGGGCGATGTGCCGTTGATTTTAACGCCTGTGGAATCTGCTACAGATACCTATTCGCCAAGAGTGCCAGCGAAACAGGTTTACGAGCAAATTCTTGCAGATATGAAACGTGCGGAAGGTTTGGTTAAAACAGCCAAACAAGTAGGATTTGGTGGCAGGGTAAATAAGTCTGCCGTGCGTGGCATATTAGCCAGGGTGTGTTTACACATGGCAGGCCAGCCCATTAATGATGTGACTAAATATCAGGAAGCGCGCGACTGGGCCTTAAAAGTAATGAAGCCTGATCCTGAAGATGGTTTTCAGCATTCGCTGAATCCTTCTTATCAAAATGTGTTTATCAATTATTGCCAGGATAAATATGACATCAATGAATCCATCTGGGAAATTGAATTTCAGGGAAATGCAACAGATTCCTATCAGGAAACTGGCAGGGTAGGCAGTAATAACGGGATAGCATACAGTGGCACTGATCCTAATTATGGCTATAGTTATGCTTATGTATATACCACTGCCCGCTTATGGTATATGTTTGATAATCCAACCGCGTTGCTTTCGGCAGATGAACGCAGGGATTGGTCGATAGCACCTTACACTACAGCGGGTACTCCGGTTATTGAAACCGCGATTCCAATTGCAAATATTTATCAGCGTTCCAGCGGTAAATGGCGCAGGGAACTGGAACTTGTCAATCCGAAAACCACAAACTGGGGGCCGATTAATTTTCCATTGTTGCGCTATTCTGATGTCTTGCTGATGTTTGCAGAAGCGGATTATAAAGTAAATGGTAATACGCCAACAACTGCCGCTATTGATGCAGTGAATCAAGTAAGAAGAAGGGCTTATGGAAAAGACTTGCCGAATGAATCGGTAAGGATGGTTCAGGTTACCACCGCTGGAACGGGTTATAAAACTGCACCAACAGTTGTGATTAGTGATGGTGGAGGAACAGGTGCAACTGCTAAGGCCTTCATTAGCGCGGCCGGTGTGGTAACCAGAGTAAAGGTATTGACAGAAGGCACAGGTTATACTACGGCGCCTACGGTTACTTTTGTTGGCGGGTCACCAACCACTACTGCTGTGGCCACTTCTTTAATCAGTACCAGAAGAACAAGTACGTATTTATTGACATCTACGCAGATAGACAATTTTCAAATTACGATAGAAGAAGAGCGGTCAAGAGAATTGTGTTTTGAGAGCCTGCGTAAAGGTGATTTGATTCGTTGGGGTAAATACTTGAGCAATATGGACCGTGTGGCAAAAGATTTTGCCGGCCTTAATGCACCTGGAATCCCTGCACCTAATGCAGCCAATGAGCGTAATGGTGCTGCTTATTTTACAAATGTTTCTGCAAAGGATCTGTTATGGCCGCTTTCTCCTAAAGAGATGTCATTAAATACAGGTTTAAGACCACAAAATCCTGGATACTAA
- a CDS encoding glycosyl hydrolase family 18 protein, with the protein MNYKVVVVLTTLCLVFLQKKVIAQFKVVGYIRPKTSMLADLEKIDLAKLTHLNIAFINPDTTGNFADMPALDMVVKLAHQHNVKVLMSCGGGSRQAYYGKLLKDDRRAEVVKNFINFVKKYKLDGVDVDIEGDDIDENYEKFVVELRKPLAEKKKLLTAALAYYTRNKISDQALEQFDFINVMAYDKTGPWRPANPGQHSPMSYAVEHLNYWTKERGVKLPKEKVIIGVPFYAYGFGTVPAANAGYRELSWATIVKKFPESKNSDEIVLPDNGGTLYYNGMPTIKEKTKLALNQAGGIMIWQLMHDSFDENSMLKVIDDTIKQGKQ; encoded by the coding sequence ATGAATTATAAAGTAGTTGTAGTCCTGACCACATTATGTTTAGTATTTCTCCAGAAGAAGGTTATTGCTCAGTTTAAGGTGGTGGGTTATATCCGCCCTAAAACGAGTATGCTGGCAGATCTGGAAAAAATAGATCTTGCTAAATTAACCCATTTAAATATTGCCTTTATTAATCCCGATACCACAGGTAATTTTGCAGACATGCCTGCGCTGGATATGGTCGTGAAGCTGGCGCATCAACACAACGTTAAAGTGTTGATGTCTTGCGGTGGAGGAAGTCGGCAGGCTTATTACGGAAAGTTACTGAAGGACGACAGGAGAGCAGAAGTTGTTAAGAATTTCATCAATTTCGTAAAGAAATATAAACTTGATGGTGTAGATGTAGATATTGAGGGCGATGACATCGATGAAAATTATGAAAAATTTGTAGTGGAGTTGAGAAAGCCATTGGCAGAAAAGAAAAAGTTGCTGACGGCAGCTTTAGCTTATTACACCCGCAACAAAATTTCGGATCAGGCGCTGGAGCAGTTTGACTTTATCAATGTGATGGCTTATGATAAAACAGGACCATGGCGTCCTGCAAATCCTGGTCAACATTCGCCAATGTCATATGCCGTTGAGCATTTAAACTATTGGACAAAAGAGCGAGGGGTTAAGCTACCGAAAGAAAAGGTGATCATTGGTGTACCCTTTTACGCTTACGGCTTTGGTACCGTGCCTGCCGCAAATGCTGGCTACAGGGAGCTGTCTTGGGCAACTATTGTTAAAAAATTCCCTGAATCAAAAAACAGTGACGAAATTGTTTTGCCGGATAATGGCGGCACCCTATATTACAATGGAATGCCAACCATCAAAGAAAAGACAAAATTAGCTTTAAACCAGGCTGGTGGTATAATGATCTGGCAATTGATGCACGACAGTTTCGACGAAAATTCTATGTTAAAAGTGATAGACGATACCATTAAACAAGGGAAACAATGA
- a CDS encoding TonB-dependent receptor, with protein sequence MAYILINVIAYAHLPFAMAQQVKTVTGVVNSKQGNQTLPGVSVKVKNSAVAVMTNTNGVYSIKCKDADVLVFSSVGFEAVEIAVGKKTVINATLKDDPKLLNDVVVIGYGAVKKADLTGSVGQVKMAELETAPVMSFEQALAGRVAGVQVSSSSGQPGKEGLNIVIRGAGSLTQSNAPLYVVDGFPNESFDAGTLNMNDIESINILKDASAIAIYGARGANGVIIVETKKGKIGEPVITYNGSLGFQDLRKRLEMMKPYEFVKYEIERGFGERYLQGDPADPLDDRTLDYYANVAGVDWQDEFFRTGKTNIHNLAVRGGTGQTRYSVSGSVYDNEAVIINTGNGRYQGRISLDQTINKKIRGGINLNYSSQSFFGREASATSRDNAAVSSYLLFSVLGYRPVTGSISFNEDDFLNSFTDSEVSGTDDYRVNPILATNNEYNKSIINNLATNAFVQYDIIKGLALKSTVSLSTGNSVRSYFYNANTPQGNPNNPQNSKGQWGGKDNRSNYIWSNENTLTYKKTINKDHSYDAMVGFSTQKGSVRTDGFSSINVGNPALGVDGLSAGTPFSAVATASEYTLESYLSRVNYNYKSKYLFTATFRADGSSRFPEGQRWGYFPSGALAWRMSSEPFMKSLSFVSDAKLRVSYGLTGNNRVDDYASFNLLNTVIDASYSWNNGSPTLGTYVSRLGNSDLKWETSAQTDIGYDLSLFKGRIELVADVYRKDTKDLLLNAAMPSHTGFTTVYKNIGAIRNEGVELTLNTINIKTKNFSWQSNFNITFNKNKVLALTEGESNRLETIQWYQAYTSTPLYITEVGQPAGQFLGFIWEGNYQYSDFDETAPGVYKLKTGIPNNGNTAVQPGDIKYKDLNGDGTVNDNDRTIIGRGTPIHTGGFSTTFNYKGFNLGVFFQWSYGNDIINANKVLFEGSSLNLLNQFASYENRWTTDNPTNENYRVAGFGPAGRYSSKLIEDGSYLRLKTLSIGYDIPAKILSRFKIKNLGFTAAAQNLLTWTKYTGYDPEVSTRNSVLTPGFDYSAYPNARTMVFGLKLTL encoded by the coding sequence TTGGCATACATACTAATCAATGTTATTGCGTATGCCCATCTTCCTTTTGCTATGGCACAGCAAGTAAAGACCGTAACAGGTGTTGTGAATAGCAAACAAGGTAACCAGACCTTGCCTGGTGTAAGCGTAAAAGTAAAAAATAGTGCAGTTGCCGTAATGACCAATACAAATGGCGTTTACAGCATTAAATGTAAAGATGCAGATGTGCTTGTGTTTTCGTCTGTTGGTTTTGAAGCTGTAGAAATTGCGGTTGGCAAAAAAACGGTGATCAACGCGACATTAAAAGATGATCCTAAATTGTTGAATGATGTTGTAGTTATTGGTTATGGAGCAGTAAAAAAAGCTGATTTAACCGGATCTGTAGGGCAGGTAAAAATGGCAGAGCTTGAAACAGCGCCTGTGATGTCTTTTGAGCAGGCCTTAGCGGGTCGCGTAGCCGGTGTACAAGTTTCTTCTTCCAGCGGTCAGCCAGGTAAAGAAGGCCTCAATATTGTAATCCGTGGAGCGGGTTCACTAACGCAAAGTAATGCGCCGTTATACGTGGTGGATGGTTTCCCTAACGAAAGTTTTGATGCAGGAACCTTAAATATGAATGACATAGAGTCCATTAATATATTGAAAGATGCATCGGCAATAGCCATTTATGGTGCCAGAGGTGCAAACGGGGTCATCATTGTTGAAACGAAGAAAGGAAAAATCGGAGAGCCGGTCATTACGTATAACGGTTCATTAGGTTTTCAGGATCTCAGGAAACGATTGGAGATGATGAAACCCTATGAATTTGTAAAGTATGAAATAGAAAGGGGATTTGGAGAAAGGTATTTGCAAGGTGATCCAGCAGATCCACTTGATGACCGTACACTCGACTATTATGCAAATGTGGCCGGTGTAGATTGGCAGGACGAGTTTTTTAGAACTGGTAAAACCAATATTCATAACCTGGCCGTTAGAGGGGGAACCGGACAAACACGATATTCGGTCTCAGGCTCTGTTTATGACAATGAGGCGGTGATCATCAATACAGGCAATGGCAGGTATCAGGGAAGGATATCGCTGGATCAAACTATTAATAAGAAAATAAGAGGAGGGATCAACCTTAATTATAGTTCGCAAAGTTTCTTCGGTCGTGAGGCCAGTGCAACAAGCAGGGACAATGCCGCGGTTTCCAGCTATTTATTGTTTTCTGTTTTGGGATACAGGCCGGTAACAGGAAGTATCAGCTTCAATGAAGATGATTTTTTAAACAGCTTTACCGACTCGGAAGTGAGCGGAACAGATGATTACAGGGTAAACCCAATTCTTGCTACCAATAACGAGTACAATAAAAGTATCATCAACAATTTAGCTACCAATGCTTTTGTACAATATGATATCATTAAAGGTCTAGCTTTGAAAAGCACAGTGTCTTTAAGCACTGGTAATTCTGTGAGGTCATATTTTTATAATGCCAATACTCCTCAGGGCAATCCCAATAACCCACAAAATAGTAAAGGACAATGGGGTGGTAAAGACAATAGAAGCAATTATATATGGTCTAATGAAAATACCCTGACTTACAAAAAGACCATCAATAAAGACCATAGCTATGATGCTATGGTAGGTTTCTCTACCCAGAAAGGAAGCGTAAGGACTGATGGATTTTCTTCCATTAATGTTGGAAATCCTGCCTTAGGTGTGGACGGGCTTAGTGCGGGTACACCATTTAGTGCGGTAGCTACGGCTTCAGAATATACTCTTGAATCGTATTTGAGCAGGGTTAATTACAATTATAAATCTAAATACCTTTTTACGGCAACTTTCCGTGCAGATGGCTCTTCGAGGTTTCCGGAAGGTCAGCGCTGGGGTTATTTTCCTTCGGGAGCCCTTGCATGGAGGATGAGCAGCGAGCCTTTTATGAAAAGCCTCAGTTTTGTCAGTGATGCAAAACTGAGGGTAAGTTACGGCCTTACTGGCAACAACCGGGTTGACGACTATGCATCATTCAATTTATTAAACACGGTTATAGATGCTTCTTACTCATGGAACAATGGGTCGCCAACATTAGGTACTTATGTATCAAGACTTGGTAACAGTGATCTTAAATGGGAAACTTCAGCCCAAACAGATATTGGATATGACCTTTCCTTGTTTAAAGGCAGGATAGAGCTTGTGGCTGATGTGTATAGAAAAGATACTAAAGACTTGCTGTTGAATGCGGCAATGCCAAGCCATACTGGTTTTACCACTGTTTATAAAAATATTGGTGCGATTAGAAATGAGGGGGTTGAGTTAACGTTGAATACAATAAACATCAAGACGAAGAACTTCTCCTGGCAATCTAATTTCAACATCACCTTTAACAAAAACAAGGTTTTAGCACTTACTGAAGGTGAAAGTAACCGCTTAGAAACCATACAGTGGTATCAGGCTTATACCAGCACGCCACTTTACATTACCGAAGTCGGCCAGCCTGCCGGTCAGTTTTTGGGGTTCATTTGGGAAGGAAATTATCAATACAGTGATTTTGATGAAACTGCCCCAGGAGTTTATAAATTGAAAACTGGTATTCCTAACAATGGAAATACAGCCGTACAACCAGGAGATATTAAATACAAAGACCTGAATGGTGATGGAACAGTTAATGATAATGACCGTACCATTATAGGCCGTGGAACACCAATCCACACCGGTGGTTTTTCAACTACTTTTAATTACAAAGGATTTAATTTGGGTGTTTTCTTCCAGTGGTCGTACGGTAACGATATCATCAATGCAAATAAAGTTTTATTTGAAGGTAGTTCATTGAATTTATTGAACCAGTTTGCCTCTTACGAAAACAGGTGGACAACAGATAACCCGACTAATGAAAATTATAGGGTAGCAGGCTTCGGGCCTGCAGGCAGATATTCCAGTAAACTTATTGAAGACGGATCATACTTAAGGTTAAAAACGCTAAGTATTGGCTATGATATTCCGGCGAAAATCCTGTCAAGGTTTAAAATCAAAAATTTAGGTTTTACAGCAGCTGCTCAAAACCTGCTAACCTGGACAAAGTACACGGGCTATGATCCGGAGGTGTCTACCAGGAACTCGGTACTCACACCGGGATTTGATTATTCGGCCTATCCAAATGCCAGAACAATGGTTTTTGGCTTAAAGTTAACATTGTAA
- a CDS encoding glycosyl hydrolase family 18 protein: protein MMTKRVFLIFLLMSFGFITRAQFKVVAYLPNFSKDLHKHINAFDFTKITHLNLAFFNPDENGDFPEWQSAGVNEVVTKAHKNKVKVLLSLAGGSDQSQYAKLLMPENRAAFITKVMALLAQFKADGIDVDIEGKNIDANYEAFVLELSALLKAKGKLITGAVAWGTRTKITDACLKAYDFINVMSYGRNIQSHAAIEYARQHIDYWKGVRSLPASKIVIGIAFYARYDTEKSFVTIKYGDLLKQYPGAERKDYIKRNEDGLVISYHNAENTKNRTALALSECGGIMIWQVLQDATGDSSLLKAIDDKIHETKGWKTPYITWKYDLGTGSGNGAESFNSASAENVSVSQKTASGGFLPYPFHGIARVSLPRNSGGSFMLLTDKDTTKIEITAASTGSAGKLSWYNVTEATPLTTVAFTLKLDAPLTNGQLIIPFGKGTTVNSTFNNGSQLTSVQTPGVFGALRLDFYAGNFATASYRNSSYTYNSIKNNVFNKTGTYKVELYCNNNTISRAYVKGTQTYTIPPQTFNLWVNGVLIQGAGALVNFPATGELAANEVINSFTFNTSGNTGTPASVPVTKPNSLKAILSGISMTFASILN from the coding sequence ATGATGACGAAACGAGTATTTTTGATCTTCCTGTTGATGAGCTTTGGTTTCATCACCAGGGCACAATTTAAAGTAGTGGCCTATTTGCCGAACTTTTCAAAGGATTTGCATAAGCACATCAATGCTTTTGATTTTACTAAAATTACCCACCTTAACCTGGCATTTTTTAATCCCGATGAAAATGGAGATTTCCCGGAATGGCAAAGTGCCGGTGTAAATGAAGTTGTGACAAAAGCGCATAAAAACAAAGTTAAAGTGCTGCTTTCGTTGGCTGGGGGCAGCGACCAGAGTCAGTATGCTAAATTGTTAATGCCGGAAAACCGAGCGGCATTTATTACTAAAGTGATGGCCCTGTTAGCGCAATTTAAGGCTGATGGTATTGATGTGGATATAGAAGGGAAAAACATTGATGCCAATTATGAGGCATTTGTACTGGAACTCTCGGCACTATTGAAAGCAAAAGGTAAATTGATTACCGGGGCGGTAGCATGGGGTACGCGAACTAAAATAACAGATGCTTGTTTGAAAGCGTATGATTTTATAAATGTTATGTCTTATGGCCGTAATATCCAGTCGCACGCTGCAATAGAATATGCCCGCCAGCACATTGATTATTGGAAGGGCGTAAGGAGCTTACCTGCAAGTAAAATTGTCATCGGTATTGCCTTTTATGCCCGCTATGATACTGAAAAATCTTTTGTAACTATAAAATACGGGGATTTGTTGAAGCAGTATCCCGGTGCGGAGCGTAAAGATTACATTAAACGTAATGAGGACGGCTTGGTGATCAGCTACCACAATGCAGAAAATACGAAGAACAGAACGGCATTGGCACTTAGTGAATGTGGAGGGATAATGATCTGGCAGGTCTTGCAGGATGCTACTGGTGACAGCTCATTGCTAAAGGCCATCGATGATAAAATCCATGAAACCAAAGGCTGGAAAACGCCTTATATCACCTGGAAATACGATTTAGGTACAGGTTCAGGCAATGGTGCTGAATCCTTTAACTCGGCCTCAGCAGAAAATGTTTCCGTTTCACAGAAAACAGCGTCGGGTGGATTTTTACCTTATCCTTTTCATGGAATAGCCCGTGTATCTTTACCCCGAAACTCAGGTGGTAGCTTTATGCTGCTAACAGATAAGGATACCACAAAGATTGAAATAACGGCTGCATCTACAGGATCAGCTGGTAAATTGAGTTGGTACAATGTTACAGAAGCGACGCCGTTAACCACAGTAGCGTTTACATTGAAACTTGATGCCCCTTTAACAAACGGACAACTGATTATCCCCTTTGGGAAAGGAACAACAGTTAATAGTACCTTCAATAACGGAAGTCAGTTGACTTCAGTCCAAACTCCCGGCGTTTTTGGGGCTTTGCGGTTAGATTTTTATGCCGGAAATTTTGCTACCGCATCTTACCGCAATTCGAGTTATACATATAACTCAATTAAAAATAATGTGTTTAATAAAACAGGAACTTACAAAGTAGAGCTTTACTGTAATAACAATACCATTAGCCGGGCATATGTTAAGGGAACGCAAACGTATACCATACCCCCGCAAACATTCAATTTGTGGGTTAATGGTGTTTTGATCCAGGGTGCTGGGGCATTGGTCAACTTTCCGGCTACCGGAGAATTAGCAGCTAATGAGGTCATAAACAGTTTTACTTTTAATACTTCAGGCAATACAGGTACGCCGGCATCTGTACCGGTGACGAAGCCTAATTCATTAAAAGCAATACTGTCTGGCATATCAATGACATTTGCATCTATTTTAAACTAA
- a CDS encoding substrate-binding domain-containing protein encodes MQSNKPELTGVKEIARRANVSIGTVDRVLNNRTGVSEKTKARILEIIQELDYQPNILARRLASKKTLNIAVLIPSVSSETNYWQAPLEGINEAEAEVKRYGITIDKYFFDQNDKQSFMAQTVEILKRPLDGVLMAPMFMEESRVFADECKKLNVPYLFINSDIPGHNSLCYIGPELHQSGCVAADLIRYLVAETDEVLVVNISREIDNLHHLLRKEEGFRDYLIKHEKKNPVVKLDIRDTSYLAVKRELAAVLNSRNIKAIFVTNSRVSSVAQYLEESNTNGIKLIGYDFLEENIEYLKKGIIEFLISQKPKEQGYKGIITLYNYLVHSMLLGKTHFMPIDIITKENYSFYKN; translated from the coding sequence ATGCAGAGCAATAAACCAGAATTGACAGGTGTTAAAGAGATAGCGAGGAGGGCCAATGTGTCTATCGGAACTGTTGACCGCGTTTTAAACAACCGCACGGGGGTTTCGGAGAAGACTAAAGCAAGGATTCTGGAAATTATTCAGGAGCTCGACTATCAACCCAATATCTTAGCCAGGAGGCTGGCTTCAAAAAAGACACTTAATATCGCGGTATTGATTCCTTCTGTATCATCCGAAACAAATTATTGGCAGGCACCTCTGGAAGGGATCAACGAAGCTGAGGCTGAAGTTAAGCGCTATGGTATTACAATAGACAAGTATTTCTTTGATCAGAATGACAAACAGTCCTTCATGGCCCAAACGGTGGAAATCCTTAAAAGGCCTCTCGACGGAGTGTTGATGGCGCCCATGTTTATGGAAGAATCAAGGGTGTTTGCAGACGAATGCAAGAAATTAAATGTACCCTATTTGTTCATCAACTCAGATATACCCGGCCACAATAGCCTTTGTTATATAGGACCGGAATTGCACCAAAGTGGTTGCGTTGCGGCGGATTTGATCCGGTACCTGGTGGCGGAAACCGATGAAGTTTTAGTGGTCAATATTTCCAGGGAAATAGATAACCTCCACCATTTACTCAGAAAAGAGGAAGGATTTAGAGATTACCTGATCAAACACGAAAAAAAGAACCCGGTGGTAAAATTAGACATCAGGGATACCAGTTACCTTGCTGTTAAAAGAGAGCTCGCTGCTGTGTTGAACAGCCGTAACATAAAAGCCATCTTCGTGACCAATTCAAGAGTGTCATCTGTGGCGCAGTATTTAGAAGAATCAAATACCAATGGCATTAAGCTGATTGGCTACGATTTTTTGGAAGAAAATATCGAATATCTAAAAAAGGGAATTATCGAATTTTTAATCAGTCAGAAGCCAAAAGAGCAAGGTTATAAAGGAATTATTACTTTGTATAACTATTTAGTGCATTCCATGCTGCTTGGTAAGACCCATTTTATGCCGATTGATATTATTACTAAAGAAAATTACAGTTTTTACAAAAATTAA